Proteins from one Dysgonomonas sp. HDW5A genomic window:
- the hcp gene encoding hydroxylamine reductase: MFCFQCQETSKGTGCEIMGVCGKTPEVSDIQDLLLFVARGIAVYNDALRKENNASAVADKFVVDAMFISITNANFDFEAIKSKVKEGLALKSGLASQLVNTPATLPDECLWNGDEDQFMTKAKEVGVLRTKDEDIRSLKELVHYGLKGMAAYAEHAYNLNKIDDEISGFMQRALVQLTREDISVDELIGLTLETGKYGVQAMALLDAANTGKYGNPEVTEVNIGVKGNPGILISGHDLRDIEDLLIQTEGTGVDVYTHSEMLPAHYYPELKKYKHLVGNYGGAWWQQKEDFDSFNGPILFTTNCIVPPSKSASYRGRIFTTGAAGLDGAKHIAERKDGQPKDFSEIIAMAKISQSPREIETGSIVGGFAHNQVIALADKVVEAVKSGAIRKFFVMAGCDGRMKSRNYYTDFAEALPKDTVILTAGCAKYRYNKLPLGDIGGIPRVLDAGQCNDSYSLAVIALKLKEVFGLEDINDLPIVYNIAWYEQKAVIVLLALLHLGVKNIHLGPTLPGFLSPNVTKVLVENFGIAGITTVEDDMQAFLAS; encoded by the coding sequence ATGTTTTGTTTTCAATGTCAAGAAACATCCAAAGGTACAGGATGTGAAATAATGGGTGTCTGTGGAAAAACTCCCGAAGTGTCGGATATTCAAGACCTACTGTTATTTGTAGCACGAGGAATTGCGGTATATAACGATGCTTTAAGGAAAGAGAATAATGCTTCGGCAGTAGCCGATAAATTTGTTGTGGATGCTATGTTTATCAGTATCACCAATGCAAATTTTGACTTCGAAGCCATCAAGAGTAAAGTAAAAGAAGGTTTGGCATTAAAGAGCGGTTTAGCGTCTCAGCTTGTAAATACCCCTGCTACTCTGCCTGACGAATGTCTGTGGAATGGTGATGAGGATCAGTTTATGACAAAAGCCAAAGAAGTAGGTGTTTTACGTACCAAAGACGAAGACATCCGCTCGTTGAAAGAACTGGTACATTACGGATTGAAAGGAATGGCAGCTTATGCAGAGCATGCTTATAATTTGAATAAAATAGACGACGAGATATCAGGTTTTATGCAACGTGCCCTAGTTCAACTGACACGTGAAGATATCTCGGTGGATGAATTAATCGGGTTAACTCTCGAAACAGGTAAATACGGTGTGCAGGCTATGGCATTATTAGATGCAGCGAATACAGGTAAATATGGCAATCCTGAAGTTACCGAAGTAAACATAGGTGTAAAAGGTAATCCCGGTATATTGATCAGCGGACACGATCTTCGTGATATTGAAGATCTTCTGATACAGACCGAAGGAACAGGCGTTGATGTATATACTCACAGCGAAATGTTACCGGCTCATTATTATCCTGAGTTGAAAAAATACAAACACTTGGTTGGAAACTACGGTGGTGCATGGTGGCAGCAAAAAGAAGATTTTGACTCGTTTAATGGCCCTATCCTGTTTACAACAAACTGTATAGTACCTCCTTCTAAATCGGCTTCGTATCGCGGACGTATTTTCACAACGGGAGCAGCAGGTCTCGATGGAGCGAAGCACATTGCCGAACGCAAAGACGGACAGCCTAAAGATTTTTCTGAGATTATAGCCATGGCTAAAATATCTCAGTCGCCACGCGAAATAGAAACCGGATCTATTGTAGGAGGCTTTGCTCACAATCAGGTAATTGCTTTGGCTGATAAAGTGGTAGAAGCTGTTAAAAGTGGAGCAATCCGTAAATTTTTCGTTATGGCAGGATGCGACGGTCGTATGAAGAGCCGTAATTATTATACCGACTTTGCAGAAGCCTTACCCAAAGATACGGTTATACTTACAGCCGGATGTGCTAAATACAGATATAATAAACTGCCGTTGGGTGATATTGGCGGTATACCTCGTGTATTGGATGCCGGACAATGTAACGACAGTTACTCTCTTGCTGTTATAGCCTTGAAATTGAAAGAAGTATTCGGGCTTGAAGATATCAACGACTTACCTATTGTTTATAATATTGCTTGGTACGAACAAAAAGCGGTAATAGTTTTACTTGCTCTGTTGCATTTGGGTGTTAAGAATATTCATTTAGGACCAACATTACCCGGATTTTTATCTCCGAATGTAACCAAAGTATTGGTTGAGAATTTCGGAATAGCCGGTATTACTACTGTGGAAGACGATATGCAGGCTTTTTTAGCAAGCTAA
- a CDS encoding Crp/Fnr family transcriptional regulator: MEFEKMILSPIFNGITPDDLKDLLANIHYDIQSFAKGEILAMQDEPCNRLIILTDGYVKAEMADASAKVVKVEDIYAPNPLAVLFLFGRNNRFPVQVTAKENVSALIIPKPSVLKMLQQNEQVLLNFLNISAMYASMLSKKLHFMSFRTIRQKLAMYFLELTKPDKAEAELDRTQLALSEYFGVSRPSLARELANMQDDGLIEINKKHVRILNKNKLIQLVSF; encoded by the coding sequence ATGGAATTTGAGAAAATGATCTTATCACCTATATTCAATGGCATTACACCAGATGATTTAAAAGATTTGCTGGCAAATATTCATTACGATATACAGTCTTTTGCAAAAGGAGAGATTCTGGCCATGCAGGATGAGCCTTGCAATAGATTGATTATTCTGACAGATGGTTATGTAAAGGCCGAAATGGCTGATGCATCGGCTAAGGTGGTAAAAGTAGAAGATATATATGCACCCAATCCTTTAGCTGTCTTGTTCTTATTCGGAAGAAACAATCGCTTTCCGGTGCAGGTTACAGCTAAAGAGAATGTCTCGGCTTTGATTATCCCCAAACCTTCGGTTCTCAAAATGCTTCAGCAAAACGAGCAGGTATTGCTTAATTTCCTCAATATATCGGCTATGTATGCGTCTATGCTATCAAAGAAGCTTCACTTCATGTCGTTCAGAACAATCCGCCAGAAGTTAGCTATGTACTTTCTTGAACTAACCAAACCCGATAAAGCAGAAGCAGAATTGGATCGTACTCAACTGGCATTATCAGAGTATTTTGGAGTTTCGCGTCCGTCGCTGGCTCGTGAGCTAGCCAATATGCAGGATGACGGATTGATAGAGATCAATAAAAAGCATGTCAGAATTCTGAACAAAAACAAATTAATTCAATTAGTATCATTCTAA
- a CDS encoding Crp/Fnr family transcriptional regulator: protein MKKYFSSLNILSSEELNRMDPFLTVRDIKKGDFLIQANRICKEIVFIKSGVLRSYFTDSEGIETINCITFEGEMMAAFSSFIKQTPTDENIQAIMDTKVEALQKADLEYLYQTSAEWQKLGRILTEMQYLKLEERIISFQKDDATKRYQLLEKNNSEYIKHIPLHYIASYLGISTRHLTRIRKSIL, encoded by the coding sequence ATGAAAAAATATTTCTCGTCACTCAATATACTATCATCCGAAGAATTAAACCGAATGGATCCTTTTCTGACCGTACGGGATATAAAAAAAGGTGATTTCTTAATCCAAGCTAACCGTATCTGCAAAGAGATCGTATTTATCAAATCGGGCGTATTACGCTCTTACTTTACCGATAGCGAAGGGATAGAAACCATAAACTGCATTACATTCGAAGGTGAGATGATGGCGGCTTTTTCGAGCTTTATAAAACAAACACCTACCGACGAAAATATTCAGGCTATTATGGACACAAAAGTAGAGGCTCTACAGAAAGCTGATTTGGAATACCTCTATCAGACGAGTGCCGAATGGCAGAAATTGGGACGCATACTTACCGAAATGCAATATCTAAAACTCGAAGAACGCATCATTTCATTTCAAAAAGACGATGCAACTAAGCGTTATCAGTTATTGGAGAAAAACAATTCTGAATATATAAAACATATTCCTCTACATTATATTGCTTCTTATCTGGGGATATCTACCCGACATCTAACACGCATACGAAAGTCTATTTTATAG
- a CDS encoding DUF2262 domain-containing protein has protein sequence MLKKAQEGDIRELNHMTASYTSECTVNREYSTMVIRRQFEVENKDDERCILNSEPKKNEETETSEDTQWGLTILQLTPVASSVNSYCIPNNLKKPRIRLLDGNILEILSDEKTITTNITEIERKLKPIYGIATEEEIQEAFDTLSCQQYVIPSLTEVVYQSLDSKTLGTLEFEDEEYVSFIKIEDKPVRIIVYLDEADNLLKTIEYADRLMSEKFYEKVLRGMYASMLELKNDYWLEESEDESDEEPATVTLDEFKERITITEITFNQDNTIVITCDADEMFGEHSIVIHTDARGYYKDSTLAD, from the coding sequence ATGCTTAAGAAAGCACAAGAAGGTGATATTAGAGAGTTAAATCACATGACTGCCAGTTATACATCAGAATGTACTGTGAATAGAGAATACAGTACGATGGTTATAAGACGACAGTTTGAAGTTGAAAACAAGGACGATGAGAGATGCATTCTCAATTCTGAGCCAAAAAAAAATGAGGAAACCGAAACTTCAGAAGATACACAGTGGGGTCTTACTATACTACAATTAACACCGGTAGCAAGTTCCGTTAATAGTTATTGCATACCTAACAATCTGAAAAAGCCCAGAATAAGACTACTTGATGGTAATATACTGGAGATTCTCTCCGACGAAAAAACCATAACTACCAACATTACCGAAATCGAGCGGAAGCTAAAGCCCATTTATGGTATAGCCACCGAAGAGGAAATACAGGAGGCATTTGATACACTTTCGTGTCAACAATATGTAATACCATCGCTCACAGAGGTTGTATACCAATCGTTAGACAGTAAAACTCTCGGCACATTAGAATTTGAAGATGAGGAGTATGTCTCATTTATTAAGATTGAAGACAAACCCGTCAGAATTATCGTTTATCTGGATGAAGCAGACAATCTATTGAAAACCATAGAATATGCCGACAGATTGATGTCCGAAAAATTCTATGAGAAAGTTTTAAGAGGAATGTATGCTTCGATGCTGGAACTCAAAAATGATTACTGGCTTGAAGAGAGCGAGGATGAAAGCGACGAAGAGCCGGCAACTGTTACTCTCGATGAATTTAAAGAGCGGATAACTATTACCGAAATCACATTCAATCAAGACAATACAATCGTTATTACTTGTGATGCAGACGAAATGTTTGGAGAGCACAGCATTGTTATACATACGGATGCGAGAGGCTATTACAAAGATTCGACTCTTGCAGATTGA
- a CDS encoding NAD(P)H-dependent oxidoreductase: MKKILIIDGHPNKDSLNFALANSYQKGAEQSGAEVRKIRIADLDFSPNLQYGYQKRTELEPDLVKAFEAIQWADHLVWVHPVWWGGLPAIVKGFIDRVFLPGLTFRPIPNSWKWEKLLKGKTAHIITTLDQPAWYYGLVYNAPSVNQLKKCTLQFCGISKVRVTYIGIVKNSDENIRKKWLSKIEKSGQKQR; this comes from the coding sequence ATGAAAAAGATACTCATTATAGACGGACATCCCAATAAGGACAGTTTAAATTTTGCTCTTGCCAATTCATATCAGAAAGGGGCAGAACAGAGCGGAGCAGAAGTTCGAAAAATAAGAATAGCCGACCTTGACTTTTCGCCCAACTTACAATATGGATATCAAAAACGTACCGAGCTTGAGCCTGATTTGGTTAAAGCATTCGAAGCCATCCAATGGGCTGATCATTTGGTTTGGGTACATCCGGTCTGGTGGGGAGGTTTGCCGGCCATTGTCAAAGGTTTTATAGATAGAGTCTTTCTCCCCGGACTTACTTTTCGTCCCATACCCAATTCATGGAAATGGGAAAAACTACTGAAAGGGAAAACGGCTCACATTATTACCACCCTCGATCAACCGGCATGGTATTATGGACTTGTATATAATGCACCAAGTGTAAATCAACTCAAAAAATGCACCCTCCAATTTTGTGGAATCAGCAAAGTAAGGGTCACTTACATCGGAATAGTTAAAAACTCAGATGAAAATATCCGTAAAAAATGGCTTTCCAAAATAGAAAAGTCAGGGCAAAAACAAAGATAA